A region of Silurus meridionalis isolate SWU-2019-XX chromosome 15, ASM1480568v1, whole genome shotgun sequence DNA encodes the following proteins:
- the slc47a1 gene encoding multidrug and toxin extrusion protein 1 gives MDKAGISEAASPLAGTAQVTEATAASSRVFGCSFVRHWVPLAYREELYQVLRLTGPLLVTRILGFLQPFVSTIFVGHLGNAELAGYALASATINVTTAATGCGLALTCDTLVSQTFGSKNLKRVGEIMQRSILILLLFCLPCWAILINSESLLLLLQQEAEVARIAQLYVIAFLPAVPAFFLHQLQVAYLQNQGIILPQMYTAVIANVLNVGINYMLIFRMGLGVKGSAAANCISQFSISLLLFGYIRWKKLHVSTWGGWSMASLQEWDSFMKLAIPSTLMLCFEWWVYEIGGFLAGMLGEVDLAAQHVLLELGSITYMFPLGVHAAACVRVGNALGAGDTQRALITSKVALLISGVLAVLQGIVLGSTKSVIGLIFTNDESIVEIVSTNMTFYVFLQFVDALVCVSSGILLGSGKQKIAAISNLIFYYCIGLPLGISLMFAAKLRILGLTLGLLVCVIIQACFFITLIFKLDWQKLTEKAQKRAGKNVIVNCVGQKAPLSVPVRDSMIPEGPDNPELLLAGGSMANSVSPCSPVSTKEQVKNRSAKEEADVGEAGEVQPKALLSVPQLVLRRGSAVLAAVLMLVVSIVAYLTCPPPQPFINLKSNHTTDWGNHTSPTAFPNMTSPDYQTVRPI, from the exons ATGGACAAAGCTGGCATCTCAGAAGCTGCGAGCCCCCTGGCAGGCACCGCTCAGGTCACCGAGGCAACAGCAGCCAGTTCTCGGGTGTTTGGCTGCAGCTTTGTGCGGCACTGGGTCCCCCTGGCCTACAGAGAGGAGCTTTATCAAGTTCTGCGACTAACGGGGCCTCTG CTTGTTACACGGATTTTAGGTTTCCTCCAGCCATTTGTCAGCACCATATTCGTTGGTCATCTGGGAAACGCTGAACTGGCGGGATACGCACTGGCTTCTGCG accATTAATGTGACCACAGCAGCCACAGGATGTGGTCTGGCCCTGACATGTGACACGCTGGTGTCTCAG ACATTCGGCAGTAAAAACCTGAAACGTGTTGGGGAGATTATGCAGAGGAGCATCCTGATCCTTCTGCTCTTCTGTCTGCCATGCTGGGCCATCCTCATCAACTCCGAGTCCCTTTTGTTACTTCTGCAGCAGGAAGCCGAGGTTGCCAG GATTGCACAGTTGTATGTGATTGCCTTCCTGCCTGCAGTTCCT GCCTTTTTCTTACACCAGCTGCAGGTAGCTTACCTTCAGAACCAG GGGATCATTCTGCCCCAGATGTACACAGCAGTTATAGCCAACGTATTAAACGTAGGGATCAATTACATGCTCATATTCCGGATGGGTTTGGGAGTGAA gGGTTCTGCTGCAGCCAATTGTATCTCACAGTTTTCCATCAGTCTCCTGCTGTTCGGCTACATACGCTGGAAAAAACTGCATGTCAGCACATGGGGGG GCTGGTCCATGGCATCACTGCAGGAATGGGACTCCTTTATGAAACTCGCCATACCCAGCACATTAATGCTCTGCTTCGAGTGGTGGGTCTATGAAATTGGAGGTTTCCTCGCAG GTATGCTGGGAGAGGTGGATCTGGCGGCCCAACATGTTCTGCTGGAGCTGGGATCCATCACGTACATG TTTCCTTTAGGTGTCCATGCAGCAGCATGTGTCCGGGTGGGCAATGCTTTAGGGGCAGGAGACACACAAAGAGCCCTGATCACCAGCAAAGTGGCTTTACTTATCTCAG GAGTGTTAGCAGTGTTACAGGGGATTGTGCTCGGTTCCACAAAGTCAGTGATAGGCCTCATCTTTACTAATGACGA GTCAATTGTTGAGATCGTGTCCACAAATATGACCTTCTATGTTTTCCTACAGTTTGTTGATGCCCTTGTG TGTGTAAGCTCAGGGATCCTTCTGGGCTCAGGGAAGCAGAAGATAGCAGCCATTTCCAACTTGATCTTTTACTACTGTATCGGACTTCCTTTGGGAATATCGCTGATGTTTGCAGCCAAACTCAGGATTCTGG GTCTGACACTTGGTCTCCTGGTCTGTGTCATCATCCAAGCTTGCTTTTTTATTACTCTCATCTTTAAACTCGATTGGCAAAAGCTGACAGAGAAG GCCCAGAAACGGGCTGGAAAGAATGTGATAGTGAATTGTGTAGGACAGAAGGCACCTCTAAGCGTTCCAGTCAGGGACAGCATGATTCCTGAAGGACCAGACAACCCTGAGCTGCTACTTGCTGGAGGGAGTATG GCAAACTCAGTGAGCCCTTGTTCTCCAGTGAGCACCAAAGAACAAGTGAAAAATAGGAGTGCTAAGGAGGAAGCAGATGTCGGTGAGGCAGGAGAAGTCCAACCCAAAGCCCTGCTCTCGGTACCGCAGTTAGTCCTCAGGAGAGGATCAGCTGTACTGGCTGCAGTTTTGATGTTGGTGGTCAGCATTGTGGCTTATCTGACCTGCCCACCACCACAGCCATTTATCAACCTCAAAAGCAACCATACCACGGACTGGGGGAACCACACCAGCCCTACTGCCTTCCCCAACATGACATCTCCTGACTACCAAACAGTGAGACCAATCTGA
- the LOC124397649 gene encoding polyadenylate-binding protein 1A-like isoform X3, with the protein MDLNLSTLYVGDLHPNVTESMLVQKFSPLGQIHSVRVCRCWKTHVSLGYAYVNFYQQLDAERALAKLNYAILMGKPMRVMWCQKDSTLRRSGVGNLFIKNLDLETTNSTDLFELFSFFGKVLSCKFFTYKKGPKGYGYVQFESQEAADLAKEELDGKLLNGRKISVEHFKSCEEREAEAPRTSAKSRRTQDFSKKQDLPFLLQKEGLDLYVKNLNEHINDKFLQRKFSKFGTVTGAKVMMQNGRSRGYGFVRFLSAEDAMKAKEEINGTVWGEMKVFVDVAYWCKDHQNTPVHSNVKRTGRVQTRNMAQRKPQDPAVEEELVPLLDPAVAEEPASPQDPTVEEEPAPPQDPTVEEETEPPQDPTVEEEPAPPQDGYVQFESQEAANLAKVELDGKVLNDRTISAEHFKSCEQRKAVMNNYTQGFSNKQKEGLDLYVKNLDEHINHKYLQRKFSKFGTVTGAKVIVQDGRSRGYGFVRFLSAEDAMKAKEEINGTVWGKKKVFVDVADWCKDHQDAPVHSNVKRTGRVQIWNMALRKPQDSAVEEEPVPLLDPTVEVEPALALDPAVEEEMAPPQDPNAEQKLVLTQDQDSAKGRSLFREGLDLYVKNLDEHINHNYLQRIFSKFGPVIGTTVMMQDGRSKGYGFVRFLSAEDAMKAKEEINGTVWGENKVFVDVAYWCKDHQNAPVHSDVKRTGRVQISNMAPRRPQDPAVEEEPVPLLDPAVAEEPASPQDPTVEEEPALALDPAVEEEPAPPLDPAVEEEPALDPAVKEEPAPPQDPTVEEEPAPAPVTAVEEEPAPALDPAVEEEPAPPQDPTVEEEPASPQDPTVEEEMAPPQDPNAEQKSVLPQDQDSAKGRSLFMDQMEMLLEKQ; encoded by the exons ATGGATTTAAACCTGTCAACACTGTATGTGGGTGATCTGCACCCCAACGTAACAGAATCCATGCTGGTGCAGAAATTCAGTCCTCTGGGCCAAATTCACTCTGTCCGCGTCTGCAGGTGCTGGAAAACCCATGTTTCACTTGGCTATGCATATGTCAACTTTTACCAGCAACTTGATG CTGAGCGTGCATTGGCGAAACTCAATTATGCTATCCTTATGGGGAAGCCAATGAGAGTCATGTGGTGTCAGAAAGATTCCACATTGAGGAGGAGTGGTGTTGGAAACTTGTTCATTAAGAACTTGGATTTGGAAACGACTAACAGCACGGACCTTTTTGAACTCTTTTCATTCTTTGGGAAAGTCCTGTCATGCAAG TTTTTCACTTACAAGAAAGGGCCAAAAGGGTACGGCTATGTCCAATTCGAGTCTCAAGAGGCAGCGGATTTGGCAAAAGAGGAACTTGATGGCAAACTTCTTAACGGCCGTAAAAT ctccgTTGAACACTTTAAATCTTGTGAGGAACGTGAAGCTGAGGCACCCAGGACTTCAGCAAAAAGCCGCCGCACCCAGGACTTCAGCAAAAAGCag gaTTTGCCTTTTCTGCTCCAGAAAGAGGGCCTGGACCTCTACGTGAAGAACCTAAATGAGCATATAAATGACAAGTTCCTACAAAGGAAGTTCTCCAAATTTGGAACTGTTACTGGAGCAAAG GTCATGATGCAGAATGGCCGCTCCAGGGGGTACGGCTTTGTGCGATTTTTATCTGCTGAGGATGCCATGAAGGCTAAGGAGGAGATAAATGGCACTGTGTGGGGCGAAATGAAAGTCTTTGTGGATGTTGCTTATTGGTGCAAAGATCACCAGAATACCCCTGTCCATAGTAATGTGAAGAGGACGGGGAGAGTGCAG ACTCGGAATATGGCTCAAAGAAAGCCACAAGATCCAGCCGTCGAAGAGGAACTAGTCCCACTTCTAGATCCAGCTGTTGCAGAGGAACCAGCTTCACCTCAAGATCCAACTGTTGAAGAGGAACCAGCACCACCTCAAGATCCAACTGTTGAAGAGGAAACAGAACCACCTCAAGATCCAACTGTTGAAGAGGAACCAGCCCCACCTCAAGACGGCTATGTCCAATTTGAGTCTCAAGAAGCAGCAAATTTGGCAAAGGTGGAGCTTGACGGCAAAGTTCTTAACGACCGTACAAT CTCCGCTGAACACTTTAAATCTTGTGAGCAACGTAAAGCTGTGATGAATAACTACACCCAGGGCTTCAGCAACAagcag AAAGAGGGCCTGGACCTCTACGTGAAGAACCTGGATGAGCATATAAATCACAAGTACCTACAAAGGAAGTTCTCCAAATTTGGAACCGTCACTGGTGCAAAG GTCATAGTGCAGGATGGCCGCTCCAGGGGGTACGGCTTTGTGCGATTTTTATCTGCTGAGGACGCTATGAAGGCTAAGGAGGAGATAAATGGCACTGTGTGGGGCAAAAAGAAAGTCTTTGTGGATGTTGCTGATTGGTGCAAAGATCACCAGGATGCCCCTGTCCATAGTAATGTGAAGAGGACGGGGAGGGTGCAG ATTTGGAATATGGCTCTAAGAAAGCCACAAGATTCAGCCGTCGAAGAGGAACCAGTCCCACTTCTAGATCCAACTGTTGAAGTGGAACCAGCACTAGCTCTAGATCCAGCTGTTGAAGAGGAAATGGCTCCACCCCAAGATCCAAATGCTGAACAGAAATTAGTTCTAACTCAAGATCAAGATTCAGCTAAAGGGCGTTCATTATTT AGAGAGGGCCTGGACCTCTACGTGAAGAACCTGGATGAGCATATAAATCACAACTACCTACAAAGGATATTCTCCAAATTTGGACCTGTCATTGGAACAACG GTCATGATGCAGGATGGCCGCTCCAAGGGGTACGGCTTTGTGCGATTTTTATCTGCCGAGGACGCTATGAAGGCTAAGGAGGAGATAAATGGCACAGTGTGGGGCGAAAACAAAGTCTTTGTGGATGTTGCTTATTGGTGCAAAGATCACCAGAATGCCCCTGTCCATAGTGATGTAAAGAGGACGGGGAGGGTGCAG ATTTCTAATATGGCTCCAAGAAGGCCACAAGATCCAGCCGTCGAAGAGGAACCAGTCCCACTTCTAGATCCAGCTGTTGCAGAGGAACCAGCTTCACCTCAAGATCCAACTGTTGAAGAGGAACCAGCACTAGCTCTAGATCCAGCTGTTGAAGAGGAACCAGCCCCACCTCTTGATCCAGCTGTTGAAGAGGAACCAGCTCTAGATCCAGCTGTTAAAGAGGAACCAGCCCCACCTCAAGATCCAACTGTTGAAGAGGAACCAGCACCAGCTCCAGTTACAGCTGTTGAAGAGGAACCAGCACCAGCTCTAGATCCAGCTGTCGAAGAGGAACCAGCCCCACCTCAAGACCCAACTGTTGAAGAGGAACCAGCCTCACCTCAAGACCCAACTGTTGAAGAGGAAATGGCTCCACCCCAAGATCCAAATGCTGAACAGAAATCAGTTCTACCTCAAGATCAAGATTCAGCTAAAGGGCGTTCATTATTT atgGATCAAATGGAAATGCTCCTAGAAAAGCAGTAA
- the LOC124397649 gene encoding uncharacterized protein LOC124397649 isoform X2: MDLNLSTLYVGDLHPNVTESMLVQKFSPLGQIHSVRVCRCWKTHVSLGYAYVNFYQQLDAERALAKLNYAILMGKPMRVMWCQKDSTLRRSGVGNLFIKNLDLETTNSTDLFELFSFFGKVLSCKFFTYKKGPKGYGYVQFESQEAADLAKEELDGKLLNGRKISVEHFKSCEEREAEAPRTSAKSRRTQDFSKKQKEGLDLYVKNLNEHINDKFLQRKFSKFGTVTGAKVMMQNGRSRGYGFVRFLSAEDAMKAKEEINGTVWGEMKVFVDVAYWCKDHQNTPVHSNVKRTGRVQTRNMAQRKPQDPAVEEELVPLLDPAVAEEPASPQDPTVEEEPAPPQDPTVEEETEPPQDPTVEEEPAPPQDGYVQFESQEAANLAKVELDGKVLNDRTISAEHFKSCEQRKAVMNNYTQGFSNKQKEGLDLYVKNLDEHINHKYLQRKFSKFGTVTGAKVIVQDGRSRGYGFVRFLSAEDAMKAKEEINGTVWGKKKVFVDVADWCKDHQDAPVHSNVKRTGRVQIWNMALRKPQDSAVEEEPVPLLDPTVEVEPALALDPAVEEEMAPPQDPNAEQKLVLTQDQDSAKGRSLFREGLDLYVKNLDEHINHNYLQRIFSKFGPVIGTTVMMQDGRSKGYGFVRFLSAEDAMKAKEEINGTVWGENKVFVDVAYWCKDHQNAPVHSDVKRTGRVQTRSMARRKKVQPSKKVVTEKPQDPAFEEEPVPPLDPAVEEEPASPLDPVAKEEPASSQDGYVQFESQEAANLAKVELDGKVLNERTISVEQFKSREQRKAVTNNYTQGFSNKQKEGLDLYVKNLDEHINHKYLQRKFSKFGTVTGAKVMMQDGRSRGYGFVRFLSAEDAMKAKEEINGTVWGKNKVFVDVANWHKDHQNAPVHSNVKRTGGCRFLIWLQEGHKIQPSKRNQSHF; this comes from the exons ATGGATTTAAACCTGTCAACACTGTATGTGGGTGATCTGCACCCCAACGTAACAGAATCCATGCTGGTGCAGAAATTCAGTCCTCTGGGCCAAATTCACTCTGTCCGCGTCTGCAGGTGCTGGAAAACCCATGTTTCACTTGGCTATGCATATGTCAACTTTTACCAGCAACTTGATG CTGAGCGTGCATTGGCGAAACTCAATTATGCTATCCTTATGGGGAAGCCAATGAGAGTCATGTGGTGTCAGAAAGATTCCACATTGAGGAGGAGTGGTGTTGGAAACTTGTTCATTAAGAACTTGGATTTGGAAACGACTAACAGCACGGACCTTTTTGAACTCTTTTCATTCTTTGGGAAAGTCCTGTCATGCAAG TTTTTCACTTACAAGAAAGGGCCAAAAGGGTACGGCTATGTCCAATTCGAGTCTCAAGAGGCAGCGGATTTGGCAAAAGAGGAACTTGATGGCAAACTTCTTAACGGCCGTAAAAT ctccgTTGAACACTTTAAATCTTGTGAGGAACGTGAAGCTGAGGCACCCAGGACTTCAGCAAAAAGCCGCCGCACCCAGGACTTCAGCAAAAAGCag AAAGAGGGCCTGGACCTCTACGTGAAGAACCTAAATGAGCATATAAATGACAAGTTCCTACAAAGGAAGTTCTCCAAATTTGGAACTGTTACTGGAGCAAAG GTCATGATGCAGAATGGCCGCTCCAGGGGGTACGGCTTTGTGCGATTTTTATCTGCTGAGGATGCCATGAAGGCTAAGGAGGAGATAAATGGCACTGTGTGGGGCGAAATGAAAGTCTTTGTGGATGTTGCTTATTGGTGCAAAGATCACCAGAATACCCCTGTCCATAGTAATGTGAAGAGGACGGGGAGAGTGCAG ACTCGGAATATGGCTCAAAGAAAGCCACAAGATCCAGCCGTCGAAGAGGAACTAGTCCCACTTCTAGATCCAGCTGTTGCAGAGGAACCAGCTTCACCTCAAGATCCAACTGTTGAAGAGGAACCAGCACCACCTCAAGATCCAACTGTTGAAGAGGAAACAGAACCACCTCAAGATCCAACTGTTGAAGAGGAACCAGCCCCACCTCAAGACGGCTATGTCCAATTTGAGTCTCAAGAAGCAGCAAATTTGGCAAAGGTGGAGCTTGACGGCAAAGTTCTTAACGACCGTACAAT CTCCGCTGAACACTTTAAATCTTGTGAGCAACGTAAAGCTGTGATGAATAACTACACCCAGGGCTTCAGCAACAagcag AAAGAGGGCCTGGACCTCTACGTGAAGAACCTGGATGAGCATATAAATCACAAGTACCTACAAAGGAAGTTCTCCAAATTTGGAACCGTCACTGGTGCAAAG GTCATAGTGCAGGATGGCCGCTCCAGGGGGTACGGCTTTGTGCGATTTTTATCTGCTGAGGACGCTATGAAGGCTAAGGAGGAGATAAATGGCACTGTGTGGGGCAAAAAGAAAGTCTTTGTGGATGTTGCTGATTGGTGCAAAGATCACCAGGATGCCCCTGTCCATAGTAATGTGAAGAGGACGGGGAGGGTGCAG ATTTGGAATATGGCTCTAAGAAAGCCACAAGATTCAGCCGTCGAAGAGGAACCAGTCCCACTTCTAGATCCAACTGTTGAAGTGGAACCAGCACTAGCTCTAGATCCAGCTGTTGAAGAGGAAATGGCTCCACCCCAAGATCCAAATGCTGAACAGAAATTAGTTCTAACTCAAGATCAAGATTCAGCTAAAGGGCGTTCATTATTT AGAGAGGGCCTGGACCTCTACGTGAAGAACCTGGATGAGCATATAAATCACAACTACCTACAAAGGATATTCTCCAAATTTGGACCTGTCATTGGAACAACG GTCATGATGCAGGATGGCCGCTCCAAGGGGTACGGCTTTGTGCGATTTTTATCTGCCGAGGACGCTATGAAGGCTAAGGAGGAGATAAATGGCACAGTGTGGGGCGAAAACAAAGTCTTTGTGGATGTTGCTTATTGGTGCAAAGATCACCAGAATGCCCCTGTCCATAGTGATGTAAAGAGGACGGGGAGGGTGCAG ACTCGGAGTATGGCTCGAAGAAAGAAGGTTCAGCCGAGTAAAAAAGTTGTCACAGAAAAGCCACAAGATCCAGCCTTTGAAGAGGAACCAGTCCCACCTCTAGATCCAGCTGTTGAAGAGGAGCCAGCATCACCTCTAGATCCAGTTGCTAAAGAGGAACCAGCCTCATCTCAAGATGGCTATGTCCAATTTGAGTCTCAAGAAGCAGCGAATTTGGCAAAGGTGGAGCTTGACGGCAAAGTTCTTAACGAACGTACAAT ctccgTTGAACAGTTTAAATCTCGTGAGCAACGTAAAGCTGTGACGAATAACTACACCCAGGGCTTCAGCAACAagcag AAAGAGGGCCTGGACCTCTACGTGAAGAACCTGGATGAGCATATAAATCACAAGTACCTACAAAGGAAATTCTCGAAATTTGGAACCGTCACTGGTGCAAAG GTTATGATGCAGGATGGCCGCTCCAGGGGGTACGGCTTTGTGCGATTTTTATCTGCTGAGGACGCTATGAAGGCTAAGGAGGAGATAAATGGCACTGTGtggggcaaaaacaaagtctTTGTGGATGTTGCTAATTGGCACAAAGATCACCAGAATGCCCCTGTCCATAGTAATGTGAAGAGGACAGGAGGGTGCAG ATTTCTAATATGGCTCCAAGAAGGCCACAAGATCCAGCCGTCGAAGAGGAACCAGTCCCACTTCTAG
- the LOC124397649 gene encoding uncharacterized protein LOC124397649 isoform X1, with protein MDLNLSTLYVGDLHPNVTESMLVQKFSPLGQIHSVRVCRCWKTHVSLGYAYVNFYQQLDAERALAKLNYAILMGKPMRVMWCQKDSTLRRSGVGNLFIKNLDLETTNSTDLFELFSFFGKVLSCKFFTYKKGPKGYGYVQFESQEAADLAKEELDGKLLNGRKISVEHFKSCEEREAEAPRTSAKSRRTQDFSKKQDLPFLLQKEGLDLYVKNLNEHINDKFLQRKFSKFGTVTGAKVMMQNGRSRGYGFVRFLSAEDAMKAKEEINGTVWGEMKVFVDVAYWCKDHQNTPVHSNVKRTGRVQTRNMAQRKPQDPAVEEELVPLLDPAVAEEPASPQDPTVEEEPAPPQDPTVEEETEPPQDPTVEEEPAPPQDGYVQFESQEAANLAKVELDGKVLNDRTISAEHFKSCEQRKAVMNNYTQGFSNKQKEGLDLYVKNLDEHINHKYLQRKFSKFGTVTGAKVIVQDGRSRGYGFVRFLSAEDAMKAKEEINGTVWGKKKVFVDVADWCKDHQDAPVHSNVKRTGRVQIWNMALRKPQDSAVEEEPVPLLDPTVEVEPALALDPAVEEEMAPPQDPNAEQKLVLTQDQDSAKGRSLFREGLDLYVKNLDEHINHNYLQRIFSKFGPVIGTTVMMQDGRSKGYGFVRFLSAEDAMKAKEEINGTVWGENKVFVDVAYWCKDHQNAPVHSDVKRTGRVQTRSMARRKKVQPSKKVVTEKPQDPAFEEEPVPPLDPAVEEEPASPLDPVAKEEPASSQDGYVQFESQEAANLAKVELDGKVLNERTISVEQFKSREQRKAVTNNYTQGFSNKQKEGLDLYVKNLDEHINHKYLQRKFSKFGTVTGAKVMMQDGRSRGYGFVRFLSAEDAMKAKEEINGTVWGKNKVFVDVANWHKDHQNAPVHSNVKRTGGCRFLIWLQEGHKIQPSKRNQSHF; from the exons ATGGATTTAAACCTGTCAACACTGTATGTGGGTGATCTGCACCCCAACGTAACAGAATCCATGCTGGTGCAGAAATTCAGTCCTCTGGGCCAAATTCACTCTGTCCGCGTCTGCAGGTGCTGGAAAACCCATGTTTCACTTGGCTATGCATATGTCAACTTTTACCAGCAACTTGATG CTGAGCGTGCATTGGCGAAACTCAATTATGCTATCCTTATGGGGAAGCCAATGAGAGTCATGTGGTGTCAGAAAGATTCCACATTGAGGAGGAGTGGTGTTGGAAACTTGTTCATTAAGAACTTGGATTTGGAAACGACTAACAGCACGGACCTTTTTGAACTCTTTTCATTCTTTGGGAAAGTCCTGTCATGCAAG TTTTTCACTTACAAGAAAGGGCCAAAAGGGTACGGCTATGTCCAATTCGAGTCTCAAGAGGCAGCGGATTTGGCAAAAGAGGAACTTGATGGCAAACTTCTTAACGGCCGTAAAAT ctccgTTGAACACTTTAAATCTTGTGAGGAACGTGAAGCTGAGGCACCCAGGACTTCAGCAAAAAGCCGCCGCACCCAGGACTTCAGCAAAAAGCag gaTTTGCCTTTTCTGCTCCAGAAAGAGGGCCTGGACCTCTACGTGAAGAACCTAAATGAGCATATAAATGACAAGTTCCTACAAAGGAAGTTCTCCAAATTTGGAACTGTTACTGGAGCAAAG GTCATGATGCAGAATGGCCGCTCCAGGGGGTACGGCTTTGTGCGATTTTTATCTGCTGAGGATGCCATGAAGGCTAAGGAGGAGATAAATGGCACTGTGTGGGGCGAAATGAAAGTCTTTGTGGATGTTGCTTATTGGTGCAAAGATCACCAGAATACCCCTGTCCATAGTAATGTGAAGAGGACGGGGAGAGTGCAG ACTCGGAATATGGCTCAAAGAAAGCCACAAGATCCAGCCGTCGAAGAGGAACTAGTCCCACTTCTAGATCCAGCTGTTGCAGAGGAACCAGCTTCACCTCAAGATCCAACTGTTGAAGAGGAACCAGCACCACCTCAAGATCCAACTGTTGAAGAGGAAACAGAACCACCTCAAGATCCAACTGTTGAAGAGGAACCAGCCCCACCTCAAGACGGCTATGTCCAATTTGAGTCTCAAGAAGCAGCAAATTTGGCAAAGGTGGAGCTTGACGGCAAAGTTCTTAACGACCGTACAAT CTCCGCTGAACACTTTAAATCTTGTGAGCAACGTAAAGCTGTGATGAATAACTACACCCAGGGCTTCAGCAACAagcag AAAGAGGGCCTGGACCTCTACGTGAAGAACCTGGATGAGCATATAAATCACAAGTACCTACAAAGGAAGTTCTCCAAATTTGGAACCGTCACTGGTGCAAAG GTCATAGTGCAGGATGGCCGCTCCAGGGGGTACGGCTTTGTGCGATTTTTATCTGCTGAGGACGCTATGAAGGCTAAGGAGGAGATAAATGGCACTGTGTGGGGCAAAAAGAAAGTCTTTGTGGATGTTGCTGATTGGTGCAAAGATCACCAGGATGCCCCTGTCCATAGTAATGTGAAGAGGACGGGGAGGGTGCAG ATTTGGAATATGGCTCTAAGAAAGCCACAAGATTCAGCCGTCGAAGAGGAACCAGTCCCACTTCTAGATCCAACTGTTGAAGTGGAACCAGCACTAGCTCTAGATCCAGCTGTTGAAGAGGAAATGGCTCCACCCCAAGATCCAAATGCTGAACAGAAATTAGTTCTAACTCAAGATCAAGATTCAGCTAAAGGGCGTTCATTATTT AGAGAGGGCCTGGACCTCTACGTGAAGAACCTGGATGAGCATATAAATCACAACTACCTACAAAGGATATTCTCCAAATTTGGACCTGTCATTGGAACAACG GTCATGATGCAGGATGGCCGCTCCAAGGGGTACGGCTTTGTGCGATTTTTATCTGCCGAGGACGCTATGAAGGCTAAGGAGGAGATAAATGGCACAGTGTGGGGCGAAAACAAAGTCTTTGTGGATGTTGCTTATTGGTGCAAAGATCACCAGAATGCCCCTGTCCATAGTGATGTAAAGAGGACGGGGAGGGTGCAG ACTCGGAGTATGGCTCGAAGAAAGAAGGTTCAGCCGAGTAAAAAAGTTGTCACAGAAAAGCCACAAGATCCAGCCTTTGAAGAGGAACCAGTCCCACCTCTAGATCCAGCTGTTGAAGAGGAGCCAGCATCACCTCTAGATCCAGTTGCTAAAGAGGAACCAGCCTCATCTCAAGATGGCTATGTCCAATTTGAGTCTCAAGAAGCAGCGAATTTGGCAAAGGTGGAGCTTGACGGCAAAGTTCTTAACGAACGTACAAT ctccgTTGAACAGTTTAAATCTCGTGAGCAACGTAAAGCTGTGACGAATAACTACACCCAGGGCTTCAGCAACAagcag AAAGAGGGCCTGGACCTCTACGTGAAGAACCTGGATGAGCATATAAATCACAAGTACCTACAAAGGAAATTCTCGAAATTTGGAACCGTCACTGGTGCAAAG GTTATGATGCAGGATGGCCGCTCCAGGGGGTACGGCTTTGTGCGATTTTTATCTGCTGAGGACGCTATGAAGGCTAAGGAGGAGATAAATGGCACTGTGtggggcaaaaacaaagtctTTGTGGATGTTGCTAATTGGCACAAAGATCACCAGAATGCCCCTGTCCATAGTAATGTGAAGAGGACAGGAGGGTGCAG ATTTCTAATATGGCTCCAAGAAGGCCACAAGATCCAGCCGTCGAAGAGGAACCAGTCCCACTTCTAG